From a single Nicotiana tabacum cultivar K326 chromosome 8, ASM71507v2, whole genome shotgun sequence genomic region:
- the LOC142163425 gene encoding uncharacterized protein LOC142163425 — translation MEEEAENFVANCDKCQRYGNNMHRPTELIHLVIAPWPFLKWGMDIVGPIPQAKGKVKFLLVLTNYFTKWVEAGSFKQKRLEESKGNCPELLPGVLWAYHTTTKTSTDETSFSLVYGAEALIPVEIGEPSTRYMQASEESNEEEMHINLDLLERKKEAALIRMETQK, via the exons atggaagaagaagcggaaaatTTTGTTGCTAACTGTGATAAGTGCCAAAGATATGGTAACAACATGCATAGACCTACAGAGTTGATACATCTGGTCATTGCACCGTGGCCTTTtctgaaatgggggatggacattgtGGGTCCAATACCACAAGCAAAAGGCAAGGTAAAATTCTTGCTTGTACTCACTAACtactttactaaatgggtagaagcaggatcATTTAAACAG aaacGATTGGAAGAATCCAAAGGTAATTGTCCAGAATTGctacctggtgttttatgggcataccaCACCACAACAAAAACAAGTACGGATGAAACATCATTCTCATTGGTGTACGGagctgaagccttaattccagttgagataggggagCCAAGCACGAGGTATATGCAAGCGTCAGAGGAATCCAATGAAGAAGAAATGCACATAAACCTTGATTTActtgaaagaaaaaaggaagcTGCACTAATAAGAATGGAAACACAAAAATAA
- the LOC142162595 gene encoding uncharacterized protein LOC142162595: protein MGIWDFINFGKETVKGYTPDPMKKVYNTTDYYSAAAVRKIDDVIRVNGIQKLDQYIPDDEGRAKIVSFGTKFIQNTSVFAVKEAANIFIPGGKAVAKIYSDTVREMETECQKKQDKSCIKENIGTNSSTNTTVRSDALALLDRSEMLESRELKLGSENRVEADSFAHQTPEDVLRVFMMKEFMGTRYLDNLLVPDHRQQKKKA, encoded by the exons ATGGGAATCTGGGATTTCATTAATTTCGGCAAAGAAACGGTGAAAGGATACACACCGGATCCGATGAAGAAGGTGTATAATACTACCGATTATTACAGTGCAGCTGCCGTTAGAAAGATCGACGACGTCATTAGAGTTAACGGCATACAGAAGCTGGATCAGTACATACCCGATGATGAAGGTCGGGCTAAGATCGTTAGTTTCGGCACAAAATTCATCCAAAATACTTCCGTTTTTGCCGTCAAAGAAGCAGCCAACATCTTCATTCCTG GTGGGAAGGCAGTTGCCAAAATTTACTCCGACACAGTTCGTGAAATGGAAACTGAGTGTCAAAAGAAACAAGACAAGTCATGTATCAAGGAAAACATTGGTACTAATTCAAGTACGAATACCACCGTTCGTAGTGATGCTCTGGCATTGCTAGATAGGTCAGAGATGCTGGAAAGCAGGGAGCTGAAGTTAGGTTCTGAAAATAGAGTTGAGGCTGATTCATTTGCACATCAAACACCTGAAGATGTCCTAAGAGTCTTTATGATGAAAGAATTTATGGGCACTCGTTATCTCGACAATTTGTTGGTTCCTGATCATCGACAACAGAAGAAGAAGGCGTAA